The following are from one region of the Roseobacter fucihabitans genome:
- a CDS encoding pyridoxal phosphate-dependent aminotransferase — MEFLSTTLARVKPSPTIAVTTKAAELKAAGRDVIGLGAGEPDFDTPQNIKDAAVAAIAAGKTKYTAVDGIPELKKAICDKLKRDNDLTYTPSQVSVGTGGKQILYNALMATLNEGDEVVIPAPYWVSYPDMVLLAGGTPVVAEASIQTGFKLTADQLEAAITDKTKWLIFNSPSNPTGAGYTWEELKQLTDVLMRHPHVWVMTDDMYEHLVYDDFKFCTPAQVEPRLYGRTLTVNGVSKAYAMTGWRIGYAAGPEKLIGAMRKVQSQSTSNPCSISQWAAVEALSGTQDFLAPNNEIFQRRRDLVVEMLNAAPGIRCPIPDGAFYVYPSIAECIGKTSKGGVKIVDDEAFATALLEETGVAVVFGAAFGLSPNFRVSYATSDEALTEACKRIQAFCATLV; from the coding sequence ATGGAATTCCTGTCTACGACACTTGCCCGCGTCAAACCGTCTCCAACAATAGCGGTTACAACCAAAGCGGCCGAATTGAAAGCCGCGGGGCGCGATGTGATCGGCCTTGGAGCCGGTGAACCCGACTTCGACACGCCCCAGAACATCAAGGATGCCGCTGTCGCAGCCATCGCCGCTGGTAAAACCAAATATACCGCCGTCGACGGAATTCCAGAGCTGAAGAAAGCCATTTGCGACAAATTGAAACGCGACAATGATCTGACGTACACCCCGAGCCAGGTCAGTGTGGGCACAGGTGGTAAACAAATCCTTTACAACGCGCTGATGGCGACCCTGAATGAGGGCGACGAGGTGGTTATTCCGGCCCCTTATTGGGTCAGCTATCCTGATATGGTCCTGCTGGCGGGCGGCACGCCGGTGGTGGCGGAGGCCTCCATCCAGACCGGCTTCAAGCTGACCGCCGACCAGTTGGAAGCGGCGATTACTGACAAAACCAAATGGCTCATTTTCAATTCACCCTCCAATCCAACCGGTGCGGGATACACATGGGAAGAGTTGAAGCAATTGACTGATGTGTTGATGCGTCACCCGCATGTGTGGGTTATGACAGACGATATGTATGAACATCTGGTCTATGATGATTTCAAGTTTTGCACGCCCGCACAGGTGGAACCACGCCTGTATGGGCGCACCCTGACCGTTAATGGTGTGTCCAAAGCCTATGCCATGACGGGCTGGCGGATTGGGTATGCGGCCGGTCCGGAGAAGTTGATTGGCGCAATGCGCAAAGTGCAATCGCAAAGTACCTCAAACCCTTGCAGCATCAGCCAATGGGCTGCCGTGGAAGCCTTGAGTGGAACACAGGATTTCCTTGCGCCCAACAATGAGATTTTTCAACGCCGTCGCGATCTCGTGGTTGAAATGCTGAACGCGGCACCTGGCATCCGCTGCCCGATCCCGGACGGGGCGTTTTATGTGTACCCCTCAATCGCGGAGTGCATCGGTAAAACCTCCAAAGGGGGCGTGAAAATCGTGGATGATGAGGCATTTGCCACCGCTTTGCTTGAGGAAACGGGTGTTGCGGTTGTATTTGGTGCTGCTTTCGGGTTGTCGCCCAATTTTCGGGTGAGTTACGCAACCTCCGATGAGGCGCTCACCGAAGCCTGTAAGCGCATACAAGCCTTCTGCGCGACATTGGTATAG
- a CDS encoding DoxX family protein, which translates to MISLYTSATQRLSQADWLLPTLARFIFAATLLMYFWVSGLTKLGDGIAGLFQPSVGAYAQIFPKAMEAVTYDTSQLTIFHWAVVVSGTWAEFILPALIVLGLFTRLAALGMIGFIVVQSLTDLFGHGGLEHLETFGAWFDRFPNSVILDQRSFWVFVLFVLVIKGAGPLSFDTALRKRLAGE; encoded by the coding sequence ATGATCTCCCTCTATACATCGGCAACCCAGCGCCTGTCGCAGGCGGATTGGCTCTTGCCAACACTTGCCCGTTTCATTTTTGCGGCAACTCTTTTGATGTATTTTTGGGTTTCAGGCCTGACCAAACTCGGGGATGGGATCGCCGGGTTATTTCAGCCATCGGTTGGCGCCTATGCGCAGATTTTTCCGAAAGCCATGGAGGCGGTCACCTATGACACCTCTCAGCTTACCATATTCCACTGGGCGGTTGTGGTTTCCGGCACCTGGGCGGAGTTTATTTTGCCTGCTTTGATCGTTTTGGGCCTATTCACACGGCTCGCGGCGCTGGGGATGATCGGGTTCATCGTGGTTCAATCTCTAACGGATCTTTTTGGTCACGGCGGCCTGGAGCACTTGGAGACCTTTGGTGCCTGGTTTGACCGCTTTCCCAACAGCGTTATTCTGGATCAGAGAAGTTTTTGGGTGTTTGTTCTCTTTGTGTTGGTCATCAAGGGGGCCGGGCCGCTTTCGTTTGACACGGCTTTGCGAAAACGCCTCGCAGGAGAATGA
- a CDS encoding helix-turn-helix domain-containing protein, whose protein sequence is MQDTKDWYSPEIATFGDRVAAAREVAEMTQAQLARRLGVRVATLRSWENDLSEPRANRLSIMAGLLNVSMMWLINGQGEGLDAPMEEASLPASATEILNEMRDLRADMQARVEQLGRLEKKLRAALKAEAHERVA, encoded by the coding sequence ATGCAAGATACGAAAGACTGGTACAGCCCGGAGATTGCAACCTTCGGAGACCGGGTCGCTGCAGCACGTGAAGTCGCAGAGATGACCCAAGCGCAATTGGCCCGTCGTCTCGGTGTGCGTGTTGCCACGCTGCGGTCCTGGGAGAACGATCTGAGCGAGCCGCGCGCCAACCGCCTGTCGATCATGGCAGGCTTGCTGAACGTGTCTATGATGTGGCTGATCAATGGGCAGGGCGAAGGCCTGGATGCGCCGATGGAGGAGGCAAGCCTTCCGGCCTCCGCCACCGAAATCCTCAACGAGATGCGTGACTTGCGTGCGGATATGCAGGCCCGCGTGGAGCAATTGGGGCGTTTGGAGAAGAAGCTGCGTGCCGCTTTGAAAGCCGAGGCGCATGAACGAGTTGCATGA
- a CDS encoding ArsC/Spx/MgsR family protein — protein sequence MRLYGLKNCDTCRKALKSLPQAEFVDVRSEGVPQGILEAALTQFGDALLNTRSTTWRGLDATEQARPPMDLLISHPTLMKRPLIATEHKMYLGWTAVTKEALGVA from the coding sequence ATGCGTTTATACGGGTTGAAGAACTGCGACACCTGCCGAAAGGCTTTAAAATCGCTACCTCAAGCTGAATTTGTTGATGTGCGTTCAGAGGGCGTGCCTCAAGGGATTCTGGAAGCTGCGCTGACGCAGTTTGGAGATGCTCTGCTTAATACGCGCTCGACAACTTGGCGTGGATTGGATGCAACCGAACAGGCAAGGCCGCCCATGGACCTGTTGATTTCTCATCCAACCCTGATGAAAAGGCCGCTCATCGCTACCGAACATAAAATGTACCTGGGATGGACGGCAGTGACAAAAGAAGCGCTGGGTGTCGCGTAG
- a CDS encoding DNA-binding domain-containing protein → MNVSQSDFRAAVLDPNADVPEGVLSPGSQGAGNRFSVYRNNVVTSLMDALHSGFPLVNRLLGGSTFAKVAAIYVREHPPQSPLMMFYGAEFPRFLESFLPLSGTGYLADCARLDLAMRQSYHAADSGPIDPGVFNNAPGQLLSLRFSLAPSTFILRSRWPLHDIWRKNFEKDAPAPRSVAQDVMITRPSFDPTPVLLAPGASIWLDHLARGVAFGEAVEKTAQTLPDFDLTQALTQALQTGALTEFKTKET, encoded by the coding sequence ATGAACGTGTCCCAATCGGACTTTCGTGCGGCGGTACTGGATCCAAACGCTGACGTGCCCGAGGGGGTGTTGTCGCCTGGATCGCAGGGTGCCGGAAACAGGTTTTCAGTTTACCGCAATAACGTCGTCACATCCTTGATGGATGCACTCCACTCGGGATTTCCGTTGGTTAACAGATTGTTAGGAGGGAGCACATTCGCCAAGGTTGCGGCGATCTACGTCAGAGAACACCCGCCACAATCGCCACTCATGATGTTTTACGGGGCTGAATTTCCCCGCTTTCTGGAGAGCTTTTTACCGCTATCTGGAACCGGATATCTTGCGGATTGCGCCCGCCTCGATCTTGCCATGCGCCAGTCTTATCACGCCGCAGATTCCGGTCCAATTGATCCAGGCGTATTCAACAATGCGCCGGGGCAGCTTTTGTCGCTCAGGTTTTCATTGGCACCTTCGACCTTCATTTTGCGCTCACGCTGGCCACTACACGATATCTGGCGCAAGAATTTTGAAAAAGACGCCCCGGCCCCGCGCTCGGTGGCTCAGGACGTGATGATTACGCGGCCCTCCTTCGATCCGACGCCCGTGTTACTTGCGCCTGGTGCTTCGATCTGGCTGGACCACCTGGCGCGCGGCGTCGCCTTTGGCGAGGCTGTGGAAAAAACGGCTCAAACCCTGCCGGATTTTGATCTCACCCAAGCATTGACGCAAGCGCTGCAAACCGGTGCCCTGACTGAATTCAAGACAAAGGAAACGTAA
- a CDS encoding cold-shock protein → MPNGTVKWFNTTKGYGFIAPEDGGSDIFVHISAVERSGLTGLADDQRVSFELSEGRDGRQMADALKLL, encoded by the coding sequence ATGCCAAACGGCACCGTAAAGTGGTTCAATACAACAAAAGGCTATGGATTTATTGCACCTGAAGATGGCGGGTCCGATATATTCGTACATATCTCGGCTGTAGAACGATCTGGGTTGACCGGATTGGCGGACGATCAACGGGTCAGTTTTGAGCTTTCCGAGGGCCGCGATGGTCGGCAGATGGCAGATGCTCTAAAGCTCTTGTAA